The genomic interval GAAGCCCTGGCCGGGCACGAAGCGGCAGAGCAGCCGGGCGTGCTCCACCTGAAACACGCGGTCGGCGACGGCGTACTCGTGGTCCTTGTGGCGGAAACGGCCGTCCTGGTCCAGAACCTTGGGCTCCCAGTCCCCGGCCTCGGCGCAAGGCGCGGGCGCGCCGCCGTCGGCCGCGTAGCAGCGCAGGGAGCCGTCGGGCTCGTGGACGCGCACCAGGGCGGCCGTGCGGGAGACCTCGGCGGAGAGGCGTATAGGGCCGGGCAGCAGGCGCTGCTGGGGCACGTTGTACCAGGTGCGGTAGGTCAGCACGCCGCCCTCGAGACCGAAGCCGCTCTCTCCACGCCCCAGGCCCGAGGACCTGCCGTCACTCAGGTCGAAGGACTCCACCCGGCCGCCGGACAGGCCGAACTCCACCCGGCCGTCGATGAGGCGGGCCGTCTCGTAGGGCCCGCCGCGGGCGCGGAAGCTGTCCAGGAGCTTGTCCTGGGCGGGCGAAAAGAGAAACACCGAACCATCGGAACAGGCCGCCAGGAGCACCCCGTCGCCCTGGCTGAAACCCAGGGCCAGGCAAGGCGACGGCAGCTTCAGCGACACGGCCCGGGGCGCGCCCGCGCCCTGCTCCGCGCACCATACGGAACCCGAGACGTCGGCGGCGGCCAGCCAGGCCCCGGAGGGCGACACGGCCAGGGCCGTGACCGCTCCGGACAGGGCGTGGCGTCCATCCAGGCGGCAGGATTCGGTGTCCACGATGAGCAGGGTGCCGTCCGCGTCGGCGGCGGCCAAACGCCGAGCCCCCGGCAGCCAGGAGAGCAGACGGGCCGGTCCGCTTTCCAGGCGCAAACCCGAGCAGGGGCGGTCGCCGAAGAGGCGGATCGTGCCGTCGGCCAGGGCCACGGCCAAGCTCGCATCCGTGGCCTGATAGGCCGTGGCCTGGTCAAAAAGGTAAAGCGTGGCGGGCCGACGGGTCAGTTGGAAGACGTATTGTCCCAGGGCGCTCTCGGGCGGCGGGCTGTAGAGCTGGTCCTCGTCGAAGGACTGCCCGCGCCGGGCCCGAAAGAGCAGATCCGGCAAGGACTCCGAGGGGACCGACAGGTCCGGCTCCAGAACCACGGGCTCGGGCCTGGGCTGAACCTCCGGCCGCCCGGCTCCGCAGGCCAGCGGCAGGAGGAGGCAGGCAAGGAGAAGCAGGCGCCAGACGAGCATGGAACACAGTCTATGTCAAAGCCCGCTTCCGGGCAAGGCTTGCGGTCGACGTCGGAGGTCTAACCGGCTGAACTTTCAGGCGGCTTGCGGCGCCCATTGAAACGGCCCCTTGCCCATTGCCTCGGGCGATGTTTTTCTGTTAAGTGGTCCCCGGGGGGAGACAGTCCGTCGCGGGCCGCGCCCCTCATCGACGGGTATCAATCCGGGGTCTGTCCCGGATGCATTGCGTTCAATCTCTAAAATCATTTTTTCGAGGAGTCCGCCATGGGTTACAAGATCACCGTTGACGAGGACAAGTGCATCGGCTGCGGCAGCTGCGTGGACATCTGCCCCTCCGAGGTTTACGAGCTGCAGAACGAGAAGGCCGCCGTGGTCAACCTCGAGGAATGCGTGGGCTGCGAGTCCTGCGTGGAGTCCTGCGAGCAGGGCGCCATCACCGTCGAGGAAGAGTAGAACTTCCACTGCCGCGCGGGCAGTCCCTCCCGCGCCTTGACCCCCGGCCCGCCCGCCGGGGGTCTTTTTTTTCGCCGCAGGCACGAAGGCCTCCCCGCCCACCAAGCCGGGCTTGCGGGTTCCCCGGTTTTCCGCTAGGTTTGAAAAAATCTAGAAAAACTGAATAACGCAAAGGAACCAAGGGGTTGTCATGAAAACCCTGAAACTCGCGCCCATCGCGTTCCTGATCCTGTACCTGCTTGCCGGCTGCGCCGCCCGGCAGCAGACCAGCCTGCCGGGCGAGGTCGAACAGGCCGAGGAAACCGAGGCGGTTCTCGGGGCCGACCAGCCGCGCCACGCCGGGCAGGAGGATCGGGCCAGGCCCCAGGCCAAGGCCCTGGCGCGCGAGTCCGACCTCTCCGACCATCAGATCGCGGCGCTCAAGCAGTCCCTGGGCAAGGACGCCTTCGACCAGACCGGCGCGGGTTCCTGGTCCGAGCTGCCCGGGCTCACGGCGGCCCACGCCACCCTGCCCGTGGGCTCCAAGGTCGAGGTCACCAACCTGGACAACAGCCGCCGGTCGGTGGTCATGATCACCGACCGCAACCCCAAGGACGGGCGGCTCATCGAGGTGTCCCGCTCGGCCGCCGAGCAGTTGGGCATGACCGGCTCGGACACGGCCCAGGTCGGCCTGCGGGTGCTGGACCGGCCCCGGGGCAAGGCCGCCAAGGCGGCGGCCAAGGCGGCGGCCGCTGCCGCGAAAAAGCCCAAGGCCGCCCCCGCGCGCAAGCCCACCCGGGTCGAGGAGGACGAGAACGCGGTGAGCCCGGAGGACCGGATCACCGCCGACGAGGCCGAGGGCCGCGTGAGCGCCCCGAAAGCCGCCTCCAAGTCCAAGTCCTCGAAGACCAAGGCGGCGCAGGCCAAGGCGCAGCCCGCCCCTGCCAAGGCGCAGGCCAAGGCCAAGGCTGAACCGGCTGCGGCCAAGACGCCCGCCCCTGCCAAGGCGCAGGCCGCTCCGGCGGCCGCGGGAGGCCGCTACTACGTGCAGGTGGGATCGTTTTCCAGCAAGGCCAACGCCGAGGCGCTGGTCAAGCGCCTCAAGGCCCAAGGCTACGGGAACTCGCGCATGACGGAGAGCCGCAAGGACGGCAAAACGCTCTACCGGGTCCAGGCGGGCGCCTTCGCGGACAAGGCCCGCGCGGGCGCGGCCCAGGGCGCGCTCAAGGGGGAGTTCCCCTCGAGCTACGTCGTGGGCGACTAGGGGTTCAGCTCGGCCCTGAACTTGCGGGACAGGCGGAAGACCACGACCTTGCGCGGAGGCAGGGTGATGGTCTGGCTGGTCTGCGGGTTGCGGCCCTTGCGGGCCTTCTTGGGATAGGCCTCGAACTTGCCGAAGCCGCTCACGAGCAGGGCGTGGTCCTTCTTGATGGACTGTTTCATGAGATCCAGCACCACCTCGACCAGCTCCTTGATCTCGGCCCGATTCTTGTCCGTCTTCTCGTAGATGTAATCCACGATGCCGGCCTTGGTCAGGGTCTGCCCACTCATGTTCGCCTCCTTGAGGGCCGACGGCCCGTCTCAGATCCTGGCGCGGATGGCTTCGGCCAACCGGACCATTTCCTCCTGCCCGGCATAGGACGACTGGGGCCAGAGGGCCAGCCCGTCGCCCGCGTTCCGGGGAATCAGGTGGAAGTGGGCGTGGGGCACCACCTGCCCCGCCGCCGCGCGATTGTTCATGCCCACGTTGAGTCCTTCCGCGCCGGTGGCCTCGACCACGGCCCGTCCCACGGCCTGCATGGCCGCCAGGAGGTCGCCGCCCAGGTCGGCGGGCAGGCTCCAGAGGTCGGGATAGTGCGCCTTGACCACCACCAGGGCGTGTCCCTTGCGCACCGGGGCGATGTCCAGAAAAGCCAGGATCGTTTCGCTCTCGTACAGCTTGGCGCAGGGAATCTCCCCGGCCGCGATCCGGCAGAAAATGCATTCACTGGACATTCCCAAGCCTCCCAACCAGTTGCAAAAAACGGCTTGAAACCTCGATCACCGGGGCCAAGCTCCACGTATACAATTGTATTTATCTCAACCGCATTGGTATATCAAGGAATATCCTCGGGCCGACGCGGGGAGGCCGCCGGGGCCGAAGAATCGTCGGAAGCGGCCGCGTACTCCGGGGCCAAGGCCTGGAAAGCCGCCCGGATGGCCTCGGCGTCGTGGATTTCCGCCGCCCGGGCCAGCCGCTCCACGCCCCGCGCCACGACCAAGGGGTCCGGCGGCGCGGAGCCCAGGACGAGAATCTTCTCGTGTTCCGTGCGCAAAATGCCCTCGCCCCCGGTGATCAGCTCCTCGCGCAGCTTCTCCCCGGGCCGCAGGCCGGTGAAGACGACGCGCACGTCCCGGTCCGGCTCCTTGCCTGAAAGCCGGATGAGATCCCGGGCCATGTCCGCGATCTTCACCGGCACTCCCATGTCCAGGACGAAGACCTCCCCGCCCCGGCCCATGGCTCCGGCCTGGAGGATGAGCTGGGCCGCCTCGGTGATGCTCATGAAGTAGCGCGCGGCCTCGGGGTGGGTCACGGTCACGGGCCCGCCGCGCTCGATCTGGCGGCGGAAGAGCGGGACCACCGAGCCGCTGGAGCCGAGCACGTTGCCGAAGCGCACGGCCATGAAACGCGTCGGCCCGCCCGCGAAGCAGGCCATGAGCAATTCCGTGACCCGCTTGGACGCGCCCATGACGTTGGCCGGGCGCACGGCCTTGTCCGTGGACACGAGCACGAAGCGTTCCACTCCGGCGGAGACGGCCGCGGCCATGAGCTCCCGTGTGCCGAGCACGTTGTTGCGCACGGCCTGCCAGGGGTTCTCCTCCATCATGGGCACGTGCTTGTAGGCCGCCGCGTGAAAGATCACGGCCGGACGGTGTTCGGCCAGAACTCGGTCCAGGAGCTCCCGGTCGGTGACGCTGCCGAGCACCGCAGCCAGATCACGGAAGCCCATCTCCCGCTCCAGCTCGTCGCGCACGGCGTAGAGATTGTACTCGCCCTGGTCCAGGAGCACGAGCCGCGCGGGGCCGAAGCCGATGATCCGGCGGGCCAGCTCCGAGCCGATGGAGCCGCCGCAGCCCGTGACCAGAACCACCCGCCCGGCCAGCATGGAACGGATGCCCGCCTCGTCCAGGCGCACTTCCTCCCGGCCCAGCAGGTCGGGGTAATCCACCTCGCGCAGGGCCGCCGCCACTCCGGAGCCGTCCAGCAGCCGGTCCAGGGCGGGCAGGATCTTGTGCGGCAGCCCCGTGGCCCGGCAGGTCTCCAGCATGGCCCGCATCTCTTCCGGCGTGGCCCGCGAGACCGCGATGATCACCTCGTCCACGGACTCGCGCGCGGCCACGGCCGCCAGTTCGGACACGGGCCCGAGCACGGGCAGGTCGTGGATGGTCCGGCCGCGCTTGGCCGCGTCGTCATCCAGGAAGCCGACGGGCCGCAGCCCCAGCCCCGGATCGGCGGCCATTTCGCGCAGAAGCATCTCCCCGGCCCGGCCCGCGCCCACGATGAGCGCGCGGCGGCCGGGACCGGCGGCCGCGCCGAAGCGCCGGGCGAAGAACGTCCGCACCCCGAGGCGCAGTCCCGAGGTCAGCAGCAGGGCCAGCAACCCGTCCAGGACGAAGACGCTGCGGGAAAAACCCACGAAACCGTGCCGGTAGAGGATGACCACCACCAGAAGCACCTCGGCCAGGGCCACGGCCCGCACCAGGCGCTTCAGGTCGGCCAGACCGGTGTAGCGCCACATGCCCCGGTAGAGGCCGAAAATCAGGAACAACACGGCCTTGAGCGGCACGGCCAGGATCAGGACGCCGGGAAGCTGCTCCATGAAGGCGGGCGGCGGGGCGAAGTCGAAACGCAGTTGGTAGGCCAGCCAGAGCGAAAGGCCGAAGAGCGCGGCGTCGGCCCCGGCCATGATCCAGAAACGCGGGTTGCGCGCGTTGGCCAGGGGCGCGCGCATCAGCCCTTCCCCGCCGCCTCCAGGAGGACGCGGGACACGGCCCGCACGTCCTCCCGGGTCATGGCCGTGCCCGAGGGCAGGCAGAGCCCGCGCGCGAAAAGCTCCTCGCTCACGGCCCCGCCGAAGACCCGCGCGTCCCGGAACACGGGCTGGAGGTGCATGGGCTTCCACAGGGGCCGGGATTCGATGTCCCGGGCCTCCAGGGCCAGGCGGGCCTCCTCGGGCCCCAGGCCGAAGGCCTCCCGGTCCAGGAGGACCACCGAGAGCCAGCGGTTGCCCCGGCACCACTCCGCCTCGGGCATGGACGTGACGCCCGGGGCCCGGCCCAGGAACTCACGGTATTCGTCGAAGATCTCCCGCCGCCGCTCCACCCGGCCGGGCAGGGCCCGCAGCTGGCCCAGGCCGATGGCGGCCAGCACGTTGCTCAGGCGGTAGTTGTAGCCGAGGGTGCTGTGCTCATAGTGCGGGGCCGGGTCGCGGGCCTGCTGCGAGAGCCGCCGGGCCTCGGCGATGAGGGCCCCGTCGTCCGAGGCCAGCAGGCCGCCGCCCCCGGCGGTGATGATCTTGTTGCCGTTGAAGGAGAAGGCCGCCGCGCGCGCGCCCTGGCCCGCGTGCCGTCCCTTGTAGCGGGAGCCCACGGATTCGGCCGCGTCCACCAGCAGGGACACGCCGCGGCGGTCGCAGATTTCCTGAAGCCTGTCATAGTCCGCGCAGTGGCCGTAGAGGTCCGTGGGCATCACGGCGCGCACCACGCGGCCCTCGCGGGCGTAGGTCTCCAGGGCCTCCTCCAGGAGCGCGGGGTCCATGGTCCAGGTGGCCCGATCGCAGTCCACAAAGGCGAGTTCCGCGCCGAGCTGCGCGGCCGGGGCCACGCCGCCCACGAAGGTCAGGGTGGAGGCCAGGACCACGTCTCCGGGGCCGACCCCGAGCATGCGCAAGCCCAGATGCAGGGCCGCCGTGCCGCTGGACAGGGCCAGGCAATGGCGGATGCCGGACATCTCCGCGAAGGCCCGCTCGAAGGCCTCGAGCATGGGGCCCAGGGGCGCGATCCAGCCCGAGTCGAAGGCCTCCCGGACCAGCTCGAACTCCTCCCCGCTCAGGTGCGGCGGTGAAAGAAACATGCGCGGCATGCGGTTCTCCCGGGCCGGAGGGGCACGCCACGGGCTCCCGGCCGGTTTGCGATCGTGGACGCCGTTCCGGCGTTGGAAAGATCAGCGGGGGCGGGCGGGCACGCCCACCACGGTGATTCCGGGGGCCACGTCGCGCACGGCCACGGCCCCGGCCCCGACCACGCACCCGTCGCCCAGACGCACACGCGGCAGGATCGTGGCCCCGATGCCCACCAGGGCATCCTCGCCCACGACGCATTCGCCGCCCAGGACCGCGCCCGGGGCCACGTGGGCGTGGGGCCCGACGCGGTTGTGGTGCTCCACGACGCAGCCGGTGTTCAGGATGGTGTCCGCCAGGATCACGGCCCCGGTGTTGACCACGGCCCGGGCGCAGACCATGCAGCCGGGCTCCAGGATCACGCCCGGGGCCAGCACGGCCGAGGGATGCACGGCGTTGGCGAAGACTTCGCCCGCGCGCAGGAGATGTTCGTACAGACGGCGGCGGCGGGCGTTGTCCCCGATGGCCACGATGACCGCGTCGTGGGGCACGGCGTTCAGGTCCTGGTCCTGGCCGAGCACCGGCAGGCCCAGGAAGACACGGCCCTGGAGATTCGGGTTGCCGTCCAGGAAGCCGACGGGGTTCACGTCCGCGTCACCCGCAGCCCGCATGGCCAGGAGGATGTCGGCCACCACCTGTCCGTGGCCCCCGACGCCGATGACGAGAACGTCCATGGGTCAACCCTCCGAGAGAATGAGACGCACGGCCTCGATCACGTCGGCCACGTCCGCGTCCGAGAGCTTGGGCGAGAGCGGCAGGCTCACGGTGCGCCGCCCGATGGTCATGGCCTCGGGCCAGTCCTCGGGCCGCCAGCCGTAGCGCTGCTGATAATAGGGATGCTCGGGCACGGACAGATAATGCACGCCCACGCCGATGCCCTCGCGGGTCATGCGGGTGAGGAAGTCGTCGCGGGACACGCCGCAGCGGGCCTCGTCCACCAGGATGGTGTAGAGGTGCCGGGCGTGGCGGGTGTTCGGCTCTTCGGGCGCGGGCAGGCCCAAGGGCAAATCCGCGAAGGCCCGGTCGTACATCTCCCAGACCGCCCGGCGGCGGACGTGGTTCTCCTCCACGCGGGCCAACTGGTGGATGCCGATGGCGGCCTGGAGGTCCATCATGTTGTACTTGAACCCGGCCTCGACCACGAAATAGTGCTTGTAGCCCTCATCCCCGAAACGCTTCCAGGCGTCGGCGGACATGCCGTGCAGGCCCAGGATCTTGATCCGGGCCATGCGCTCGGCGTCCGAGGACACGACCATGCCGCCCTCGCCCGTGGCCACGTTCTTGGTGGCGTAGAAGCTGAAGCAGCCGAGATCGCCGAAGGTGCCCGCGTGGCGGCCGCGCCAGGTGGTCTCGATGGCGTGGGCGCAGTCCTCCACCAGGAACAGGCCGTGCTCCCGGGCCAGGGAGGTGAGCGCGTCCATGTCGCAGGACCGGCCCGCGAAGTGCACGGGCAGGATGGCCTTGGTGCGCGGAGTGATCTTCTCGCGCACGCGCTCGGGGTCGATGTTCATGGTCCGGGGGTCCACGTCGGCCAGGACCGGCGTGCCTCCGGCGTGGATGATGGCGTTCACCGAGGCGCAGAAGGTCAGCGGCGTGGTGATGACCTCGTCGCCGGGCTTGAGATCCAAGGCCACCAGGGCCAGGTGCAGGGCCGCGGTGCAGGAGTTCAGGGCCGCGGCGTGGGGCGCGCCCACGTAGGCCGCGAAGTCGCTCTGGAAACGGGCCACCTTGGGCCCGGTGCCGAGCCAGCCGGAACGCATGCTGGCCACGACCTCGTCCACCTCCTCCTGGAGGATGAGCGGCGAACCGAAGACGAGAAAGCGCTCCTTGGGGCGTACGGGCATGGGATCATTCTCCGAGCAGGCCCAGGGCGCGGGGGTAGAGTTCGCCCTGGAAGGTGAGTTCGGCCGCGCCCTGGAGGAAGACCTTGCCGTCCTCCAGGCTCACGCCGAGGGTTTCGCCGCCGGTGGTGGTCAGGGCGGCCGAGGGGCCGGTGAGGCCCAGGCCGGCGGCAACGATCTGGGAGGCGGCCGCGCCGGTGCCGCAGGCGTAGGTTTCGTCCTCCACCCCGCGCTCGTAGGTGCGCAGGAGCATCCGGCCCTTGTCCAGGACCTGGACGAAATTCACGTTGGTCCCGGCCGGGGCGAAGCGGCCGTGGAAGCGGATGTCGTGGCCGAGCTTACGCACGTTCACGGCCGCGACGTCCTCCACGAAGAGCACCGCGTGGGGCACGCCCATGATCACGAAGTGCAGACGCAGGATGTCCGAGCCCAGGCTCAGGTCGATGTCCA from Desulfovibrio aminophilus DSM 12254 carries:
- a CDS encoding DegT/DnrJ/EryC1/StrS family aminotransferase, which codes for MPVRPKERFLVFGSPLILQEEVDEVVASMRSGWLGTGPKVARFQSDFAAYVGAPHAAALNSCTAALHLALVALDLKPGDEVITTPLTFCASVNAIIHAGGTPVLADVDPRTMNIDPERVREKITPRTKAILPVHFAGRSCDMDALTSLAREHGLFLVEDCAHAIETTWRGRHAGTFGDLGCFSFYATKNVATGEGGMVVSSDAERMARIKILGLHGMSADAWKRFGDEGYKHYFVVEAGFKYNMMDLQAAIGIHQLARVEENHVRRRAVWEMYDRAFADLPLGLPAPEEPNTRHARHLYTILVDEARCGVSRDDFLTRMTREGIGVGVHYLSVPEHPYYQQRYGWRPEDWPEAMTIGRRTVSLPLSPKLSDADVADVIEAVRLILSEG
- a CDS encoding acetyltransferase, whose protein sequence is MDVLVIGVGGHGQVVADILLAMRAAGDADVNPVGFLDGNPNLQGRVFLGLPVLGQDQDLNAVPHDAVIVAIGDNARRRRLYEHLLRAGEVFANAVHPSAVLAPGVILEPGCMVCARAVVNTGAVILADTILNTGCVVEHHNRVGPHAHVAPGAVLGGECVVGEDALVGIGATILPRVRLGDGCVVGAGAVAVRDVAPGITVVGVPARPR
- a CDS encoding SPOR domain-containing protein; protein product: MKTLKLAPIAFLILYLLAGCAARQQTSLPGEVEQAEETEAVLGADQPRHAGQEDRARPQAKALARESDLSDHQIAALKQSLGKDAFDQTGAGSWSELPGLTAAHATLPVGSKVEVTNLDNSRRSVVMITDRNPKDGRLIEVSRSAAEQLGMTGSDTAQVGLRVLDRPRGKAAKAAAKAAAAAAKKPKAAPARKPTRVEEDENAVSPEDRITADEAEGRVSAPKAASKSKSSKTKAAQAKAQPAPAKAQAKAKAEPAAAKTPAPAKAQAAPAAAGGRYYVQVGSFSSKANAEALVKRLKAQGYGNSRMTESRKDGKTLYRVQAGAFADKARAGAAQGALKGEFPSSYVVGD
- a CDS encoding polysaccharide biosynthesis protein, whose protein sequence is MRAPLANARNPRFWIMAGADAALFGLSLWLAYQLRFDFAPPPAFMEQLPGVLILAVPLKAVLFLIFGLYRGMWRYTGLADLKRLVRAVALAEVLLVVVILYRHGFVGFSRSVFVLDGLLALLLTSGLRLGVRTFFARRFGAAAGPGRRALIVGAGRAGEMLLREMAADPGLGLRPVGFLDDDAAKRGRTIHDLPVLGPVSELAAVAARESVDEVIIAVSRATPEEMRAMLETCRATGLPHKILPALDRLLDGSGVAAALREVDYPDLLGREEVRLDEAGIRSMLAGRVVLVTGCGGSIGSELARRIIGFGPARLVLLDQGEYNLYAVRDELEREMGFRDLAAVLGSVTDRELLDRVLAEHRPAVIFHAAAYKHVPMMEENPWQAVRNNVLGTRELMAAAVSAGVERFVLVSTDKAVRPANVMGASKRVTELLMACFAGGPTRFMAVRFGNVLGSSGSVVPLFRRQIERGGPVTVTHPEAARYFMSITEAAQLILQAGAMGRGGEVFVLDMGVPVKIADMARDLIRLSGKEPDRDVRVVFTGLRPGEKLREELITGGEGILRTEHEKILVLGSAPPDPLVVARGVERLARAAEIHDAEAIRAAFQALAPEYAAASDDSSAPAASPRRPEDIP
- a CDS encoding DegT/DnrJ/EryC1/StrS family aminotransferase, translated to MPRMFLSPPHLSGEEFELVREAFDSGWIAPLGPMLEAFERAFAEMSGIRHCLALSSGTAALHLGLRMLGVGPGDVVLASTLTFVGGVAPAAQLGAELAFVDCDRATWTMDPALLEEALETYAREGRVVRAVMPTDLYGHCADYDRLQEICDRRGVSLLVDAAESVGSRYKGRHAGQGARAAAFSFNGNKIITAGGGGLLASDDGALIAEARRLSQQARDPAPHYEHSTLGYNYRLSNVLAAIGLGQLRALPGRVERRREIFDEYREFLGRAPGVTSMPEAEWCRGNRWLSVVLLDREAFGLGPEEARLALEARDIESRPLWKPMHLQPVFRDARVFGGAVSEELFARGLCLPSGTAMTREDVRAVSRVLLEAAGKG
- a CDS encoding integration host factor subunit alpha, whose protein sequence is MSGQTLTKAGIVDYIYEKTDKNRAEIKELVEVVLDLMKQSIKKDHALLVSGFGKFEAYPKKARKGRNPQTSQTITLPPRKVVVFRLSRKFRAELNP
- the dapF gene encoding diaminopimelate epimerase; this encodes MSTIFDNGVPFYKMQGCGNDFVFIDNRSAKVPEADMAGWARKVCRRAFGVSADGLCFLDAAPAGSGLAYRWHFYNSDGSRAEMCGNASRCAGRLAHAIGLAPERHSFGTDAGPIAAEVFPESGLVKVQLTPPRDLTLDIDLSLGSDILRLHFVIMGVPHAVLFVEDVAAVNVRKLGHDIRFHGRFAPAGTNVNFVQVLDKGRMLLRTYERGVEDETYACGTGAAASQIVAAGLGLTGPSAALTTTGGETLGVSLEDGKVFLQGAAELTFQGELYPRALGLLGE
- a CDS encoding ferredoxin — translated: MGYKITVDEDKCIGCGSCVDICPSEVYELQNEKAAVVNLEECVGCESCVESCEQGAITVEEE
- a CDS encoding HIT family protein — translated: MSSECIFCRIAAGEIPCAKLYESETILAFLDIAPVRKGHALVVVKAHYPDLWSLPADLGGDLLAAMQAVGRAVVEATGAEGLNVGMNNRAAAGQVVPHAHFHLIPRNAGDGLALWPQSSYAGQEEMVRLAEAIRARI